One Aquipuribacter hungaricus DNA window includes the following coding sequences:
- a CDS encoding SpoIIE family protein phosphatase: MPAPSTTPDDRSRAERVIEAMSVGYLTLDAAWRVTQVNAEAVSLLGRPGGELVGGVLWDLFPDAVGSDFETAYRRAVATGRTETFDAFYPAPLDAWYEVRAIPEAGGLALYFLDVTARRDAERTARHRGERLAAVGEVALALADAQDMTDLVTTMAERGLGALGADGGAVAVPDPDDPGALLSYITSSYGPGAQASFGRLTVDAALPVCEAYTTGRRVLVPDLEAALAYSPLMADVVASTGSPVYVSLPLRAAGQVIGVLTAGWEQPQPFDDEQLELVETYAAQCAQALQRLRARDLEQAATAAARRSAEQQAALVALAMTLEGTATAADVLEVVGSRAVALLGAQDAVLCLAGPTAVRALTTTETDGRPLTQESRLPADLALPMVDTAVTGTPHHFGDRAEVLARFPAVAGTYAATRTRASAAVPLRAGGTVTGSLAVAFDHDRAWVPAERDLLDAVAALTGQALERISARDAERTATRAVAQLAETLQRSLLSSPPQPHQLEVVVRYAPAASEAEVGGDWYDAFVTSEGTASLVVGDVTGHDRHAAAAMAQLRNLLRGIGYAVGQPPAAVLSTLDRALGDLSVDAMATVVLVQAQQSAEQEQRGAHGLHWANAGHLPPLLVAPDGTPGYLLTEPELMLGVDPSGSRTDHHVVLEPGATLLLFTDGLVERRGAHLQAGLDWLARAVGELVHLPLDELCDAVLGQVGSRVEDDVVVLAVRPVPPG, encoded by the coding sequence ATGCCCGCGCCGAGCACCACCCCCGACGACCGGTCGCGCGCCGAGCGCGTCATCGAGGCGATGTCGGTCGGCTACCTGACGCTGGACGCCGCCTGGCGGGTCACCCAGGTCAACGCCGAGGCGGTCAGCCTGCTCGGCCGCCCCGGCGGCGAGCTCGTCGGCGGCGTGCTGTGGGACCTGTTCCCCGACGCCGTGGGGAGCGACTTCGAGACCGCCTACCGCCGGGCGGTCGCGACCGGCCGGACGGAGACGTTCGACGCGTTCTACCCCGCACCGCTGGACGCCTGGTACGAGGTCCGCGCCATCCCCGAGGCGGGCGGCCTGGCCCTGTACTTCCTCGACGTCACCGCCCGCCGGGACGCCGAGCGCACCGCCCGGCACCGTGGCGAGCGGCTGGCCGCCGTCGGCGAGGTCGCGCTGGCCCTCGCCGACGCCCAGGACATGACCGACCTGGTGACGACCATGGCGGAGCGCGGCCTGGGTGCGCTCGGCGCCGACGGCGGCGCGGTCGCCGTGCCCGACCCCGACGACCCCGGCGCGCTGCTGTCCTACATCACGTCGAGCTACGGCCCGGGGGCACAGGCGAGCTTCGGCCGCCTGACGGTCGACGCGGCGCTGCCGGTGTGCGAGGCGTACACCACCGGGCGGCGGGTCCTCGTCCCCGACCTGGAGGCGGCCCTGGCCTACTCGCCCCTGATGGCGGACGTGGTGGCGTCGACCGGGTCCCCCGTGTACGTCTCGCTGCCGCTGCGGGCCGCGGGGCAGGTCATCGGGGTGCTCACCGCCGGCTGGGAGCAGCCTCAGCCGTTCGACGACGAGCAGCTGGAGCTCGTGGAGACCTACGCGGCCCAGTGCGCGCAGGCCCTGCAGCGGCTGCGCGCCCGCGACCTCGAGCAGGCCGCCACCGCGGCCGCGCGCCGCTCGGCCGAGCAGCAGGCCGCCCTCGTCGCGCTCGCCATGACGCTGGAGGGGACGGCCACCGCGGCGGACGTCCTGGAAGTCGTCGGCTCGCGCGCCGTCGCCCTGCTCGGCGCCCAGGACGCCGTGCTGTGCCTGGCCGGCCCGACGGCCGTGCGCGCCCTCACCACCACGGAGACGGACGGGCGGCCGCTCACGCAGGAGAGCCGGCTCCCCGCGGACCTCGCGCTGCCCATGGTCGACACCGCCGTCACCGGCACCCCGCACCACTTCGGCGACCGCGCGGAGGTCCTGGCCCGGTTCCCCGCCGTCGCGGGCACGTACGCCGCGACCCGGACCCGCGCCTCGGCCGCCGTGCCGCTGCGGGCCGGGGGCACGGTGACCGGCTCGCTGGCGGTGGCGTTCGACCACGACCGCGCCTGGGTGCCGGCCGAGCGGGACCTGCTGGACGCGGTCGCCGCGCTGACCGGCCAGGCGCTGGAGCGGATCAGCGCCCGCGACGCCGAGCGCACGGCCACCCGCGCCGTCGCCCAGCTCGCCGAGACCCTGCAGCGCTCGCTGCTGAGCAGCCCGCCGCAGCCGCACCAGCTCGAGGTCGTGGTCCGGTACGCCCCCGCCGCGTCCGAGGCCGAGGTCGGCGGGGACTGGTACGACGCGTTCGTCACCTCCGAGGGCACCGCCAGCCTCGTCGTCGGCGACGTCACCGGGCACGACCGCCACGCGGCGGCCGCCATGGCCCAGCTGCGCAACCTGCTGCGCGGCATCGGCTACGCGGTCGGCCAGCCCCCCGCGGCGGTGCTGTCGACGCTCGACCGCGCGCTGGGCGACCTGTCCGTGGACGCCATGGCGACGGTCGTGCTCGTCCAGGCCCAGCAGTCCGCCGAGCAGGAGCAGCGGGGCGCGCACGGGCTGCACTGGGCTAACGCCGGGCACCTGCCGCCGCTGCTCGTGGCGCCCGACGGCACGCCCGGGTACCTGCTCACCGAGCCGGAGCTCATGCTCGGCGTCGACCCGTCGGGCTCCCGGACCGACCACCACGTCGTGCTCGAGCCGGGAGCGACCCTGCTGCTGTTCACCGACGGCCTCGTCGAGCGGCGCGGCGCGCACCTGCAGGCGGGCCTGGACTGGCTCGCGCGGGCCGTCGGCGAGCTGGTCCACCTGCCCCTGGACGAGCTGTGCGACGCCGTGCTCGGGCAGGTCGGCTCCCGGGTCGAGGACGACGTCGTGGTGCTCGCCGTGCGCCCGGTCCCGCCGGGCTGA
- a CDS encoding ATP-binding protein — translation MDAGAEIRLPCEASAPRAARRWLRQQLVVDPASSVGDLAELLLTEVVTNVVVHARTASTVRLVEEGDVLCVEVEDGSSSPPRRPRPSGDEDESGRGVELLDALAQRWGWRRRPAGKVVWFCVVEPAA, via the coding sequence ATGGACGCAGGAGCGGAGATCCGGCTGCCGTGCGAGGCCTCGGCGCCGCGGGCGGCCCGGCGCTGGCTGCGCCAGCAGCTCGTCGTCGACCCGGCGTCGTCGGTGGGGGACCTGGCCGAGCTGCTGCTCACCGAGGTGGTCACCAACGTCGTCGTCCACGCGCGCACCGCCAGCACGGTGCGGCTGGTGGAGGAGGGCGACGTGCTCTGCGTCGAGGTCGAGGACGGGTCGTCCTCCCCGCCGCGGCGTCCCCGGCCCAGCGGCGACGAGGACGAGAGCGGCCGGGGCGTCGAGCTGCTCGACGCCCTCGCCCAGCGCTGGGGGTGGCGGCGCCGGCCCGCCGGCAAGGTGGTCTGGTTCTGCGTCGTCGAGCCGGCCGCCTGA